ACAATGGGTGCTACTGTTGTACGTGAATGAGAAGATTGGAGAAACATGTGTTGTATTTGAATGAGAAGGTTGGGAGATCATGTAATGATGCTCTGATAAATGGCTACGGATGCAAGCAAATTGAACTCTTTGATCGAGCCATAGAGGTGACCTGGTGATATGACAGGatgaaaacaaagaacaaatgcaCAACTCCTTGTTTCTAACGCAGTAAACTTGTCAGTAGACTCATTTTTAACTTTCAAGAAGAATAGAAACCAACATATTTGGAGGATTAATGCAATTAGCTGTTGAGCGGAACTTTTACACCCAATTTATCCAGAGAAGTTGCCACTAATATGTTTTTACCGGATTACACCCTTCTATTAAAAATTTACCAAGGGGAGTCTTTTTATTAAATGGAAAAAGATACCCTTGTTCATTATAAATTGCGACATGATTTTGGAGGATCTTATTTGATTCATATTTTTTTCCTAGCGAGATTGATTTTGTTAAAAAAATCTGATTTGTGTTTTTCTTATTCAATctgctcttttttttcttttttttttttctttcctcatcactctttcttctttcttcttctctatcATTCTTTATATATTCTCTTTCTCATCATTTCttatttcttcttctctttctctatcATCCTTTATTAATTCTCTTTCTCCTTAATTTAACTCGGGACTAAAATTTAGACTCCTATTGAGACTTCTACTCTAGTTAGAAGTTTTTCTCACTACAACTATAAGTCAAAGAGGGTCATTAACCATgaagaagaaataaaaagaagagggagagaggtgataaaagaaagaaatcTTAACAAGTCACGCTTATATTTCTCAAAAAGTTCAAGCTATTGCTTATTGTTCAAGTAGATTTTTTTATAGTTACATAATTAGTTTTTCTTTTAAGAAGTAATATAGATTATTTTTACTTCTTTTAATATCCCTATCGTTCCTCCAACAATAAATCTACTCGAAAAAGGATTTGATCACCGATCCACCTATTCTactttcttctctcttctcctttttttacTCCGCCTCTCTctcattcttctttcttttcttctctcttccccTTGTTATGCTCCTCCTCTGCCTCATTATCGATACCCCTTTGCCCCTTCTGctcctcctctttgagtcttcCTCTATATTGATATTATGGATATGCTTATGAGAGCTTTATATTTGTTTGATGAAATACTTTAGAAAAGCTTCAAGCATACTAATTTCTAAAAAATCcttaaattatcataaattaaaaatatgaatGGATTCACAATTTGTTATGCTTTTTTTACATGGTGCAAGATTGAAATGATTTGAATAAACTGTTTTCATTACATTCGAAAATAAACTAAATTTCAAAGAGGAGAGAATAATGCTAAGTGTTGGCCTCAACCAATTCATTGAATTGGCTCAGAAAGTTTTTGAAAACAACTTATTTAAAATAACGATACACGCTTTGGTAAATTCTTAATTCAGATATTTCACCCATATTAGTAGGGGcttttattttgtataaattgcccAAGTTTTATTATCTGCACCTCTTTGTCCATTTCTTGGACCTCTTACCTACTCATCAATGTCGTAGATGGATAGCAGTCTGTCTGATGGTCGCAAGAGTCAAATCTTTTGATGATGCAGTAGGTACACAGTCACACTTGGATGAATTCATTCGAACAAAGCAGACCATGAGTCGATGGATGAACACACACTAATACGATGGATCCTTCATATTTAGTATCAGATACAGAAACATTATTTCTGTGACTTCAAGCAACCGGCAACAAGCCGTAACAATCATCTACTTGATGAATTCCATGACCCAAGTCTCCGCAAACACATGAGAAGCTTTGAACCCTGGGAACCCGGCTTCCGTTGCCAAGGCCTTGAACTCCTTCTCAGTCCTCTCTTTCCCACCAACGCAGTAAACCAGCATGGCAAGATCCAATTGAAAGACAGCTTGAGCATTTGCAGTCGGCTCTGGGACTGCTGGAAGCACATGTTCCACCACAATTATCTTTCCATGTTGTGGCAACGCTTTCCAACagtttttcaatattttcatacAGTGTTCGTCGCTCCAGTCATGAAGAATCCACTGCAAGTTTTGAACTTGCTCAAGTTTAGCTCTCTCAACACATATCAAAAACACGATTTAATTGTACAGTCAAGGTTGAGTTCTTTTAGCGGGATTTGCACTGAAATCCCTAATCATTTTGAAATAGACCCTCATGAACGATCACACATGCCAATCTAATTCTGTGTTCATTCTGTcactaattcttttagtgatAATTTTTCAAGTCTTAATGACAATATTTGTTCGTGACTAacggttttttttcttttatagtttctcaTACGACAAGAATGAAACGATTGGGATTTATGGCTTGGGACGGAAGACATATAATTTGATATCATTTTGAATAATTTGTGATTTAGATGGTTGACCCCAACTTTGTCAACCATCATTCTTTGTTCTTTTTGACTTTTGACCCTTAGTCCGTGTTATAGCGTTGTTAGTTTATGAAGAGGGCTTTTTGTTATCATGAGTTGtacctcttttttttcttttggcttcAACGATGCATGTAGCTACtagaaatattaagaaaaatagatAAAGAAAACAAAGAGCAAGGTCAGCCTATCGGATATTAAGCCAGAAAGGATGAGAAGTCCTGACCTTCAAGAACACGGCGTCTCCGCTCGGAACAGTTTCGAACATGTTTCCGTGGACGTGTTTAACACCTGCAAAGAAACCATGGCATGCCATCAACGTAAGCCCAAATATATAACGATACAATaataattcttctttttctttataggCAGGTTGCTGTTCATGATGGAAGAAAGCGGAGACCTGGCAGGGGCTTGGCACCGGAGATGACATGGGGCAAGTCGTAGTTGATGCCCTTGATGTGTCTGTGCCTAGAGGTAATCATCTGGAGGGTGGCACCGTCGTTGCCACCGACATCTACGAGCACCTCCACGTCATCGAAACCACCGTAGACGCGGAGCAGATTGTTGACGATGACGCTGGAGTGGCCCCTCATGCCAGCGTTGAACACCTTGTTGAACCGTGGATCTGTGCCTATGTAATCGAACACCGGCATCCCGTAGGCGGAGTTCAGAGGGACGACTCCCTCCAACACGGAATCTTTTAGATAGTACCTGCCATCAATCCTTCTCAGTATTTTCGCTCGgcaaatgaaagaagaaaatatatgaaGAATTAATGGTCTCAACTCTATGCTTCGCCTTCTAAATTACCATGCATCCACGAAGACCTTATCCTGATGCACCAATGCCATATCAGCCAGTGACACACCGCCTTCGTTCTTTGTCAGGTACTTGCAGATGGGAGCCGCGCCGTACCTCCTCGAAGGGTGGCCATCCGTCCCTGTGTGGACGGTGCTGCAGCTGACCACTCTGTTAGCCGCGAGCAAGCGGAGTATTCGGTCCACCGTGGTGGCCGCCTGCGGGTTCTTGGTCGGCAGCCGGGCGGCGATCTCAACCGGACTCAACGAGGCCTCCGGGCCGGCCTCCACGATGATGTCGAGGAGCCGGAGCTCGATCGCGGCTTTAAGGGTGAAGGGAAGGACGCAGCTGCTCACCAACTGCAAGGCGCGCGcgcctgcctcctcctcctcctcgagcgTCAGCTGCTGAATGTTATCGGTGGATGCCATACTACTAGTTAGCTAAGGTTGCAGAGGAAATGATGATGGAGTATGAGACGAGGAGGAAGGCTACTTAGCTTGGAGTGTTGGAGAGGGGGATGTTTTCGTTGGGATTTATAGAGTGAGATTCCTCTCTAACTGTAGCGTTAGTTTCATCCATGGGATAAATAATTGGAGCGGATCCCAATTCATGATTATGGATCTCGCGTGCTGATTCCGTGATCTTTCTTGTTTATCTCACGTGTTCTATGTTTTGCTCGATCAAGTGGATACACCAAGTGCGCAACGACtttgttcttcttcctttccAAGCCACACAGCTAGATTTTGTATCTTTTCTACCCATCCTCCGTTCCCATTGCATAATATTATCAGTACTTTTTGGTATTATTTTCTATAGAAGTTTAATTATTCTCGGTCCTCTTtactattgataattttttactaTTAACAAtcacttaaaaataataaaatataatattaaaaaattttaaaatatgattataAATGGTAGTAAAAGGTTATAAATAGGAATTTTCTTTCCAATATTATACTAGATATAGAATTATATAATACATAAAAGTATTTCTCATTGAACTCTTATGCTGCCGTCACAGTTTATCAATATTGGATTGAGAAGTATGCTTTGCAATTTTTGAAAGACAAGTTATTTGGAGGATAAAGAATTTATGTTAGAAAAAGATTTTTATTAAAACAACATGAGACACCAAACGTCTCTTTCTCGCCTTTGGTTTTTTTCAGTTGAGCAGCTATTGCATGATATAATCCTTTTTCTTCTCAAATTAAATTAGATTTAtcaatatgaatgcaatgttCACTCGTAGAACAAATGATTGAAAAGGAAAAGTGGCAGCAGTGGGACTTTTCAATCCTTTTTCGATTGCTTAACGCAACGTTTGCGCCATAACCCAAAGAAATTGAAGAGGAATTCAGCAGAACATCTTCTTGATTGAATCTAGTCATGTAACCTTTAATTTGAACAATTAAGAGTTCTAGTTGAGACCGAGTATGGTGATGGACGGCTTCGTAGAAATGATACCAAAAGACGAAGAAAGCAGTGACGGTGGAAGTTTTTTTGTCAAGTTTCAGCTGAACATATATTCCTttaacaaaatatataaatatatagagtCATGTATCACATTTCACAATCCATTTTCTGATTATTTAACTATGATATGAGTCATGTTACGTCACTTTCATACTGACCTGTATATGTTTCACCTCAGATGGTGGTGGAGCCAAATATGAAAACTTTGTAATGAGGATAGTAAATTAttctttattaaaataaaaaaaacaaaccaCGTTTATCACATTGATTGAGGTGGTTCCCGAGTCTCCCTTGACCACGCGTGAGGCTTTCAAAGGAGAACACTTGGCTTACCTGCACTTCCGATAAGCCCATCTATAATTTGATAGAAAACAAAGTTACACTTACATGGCTAATTAGCATGCATAATAATAATTGGCGTGACGTAATTGTCTCATAGGCGATATATGAAAAGGATCTGTAGATTATTATTAGGTGTTTCACAGTTAATAGAAATAAATTTAGTTAAAAGAGAGAATTCAAATATTTCTCCTGAAAAAAATAATCGTGAACTTCTATGAtttaaagaaagaagagagaggttATACCAGGATAAAAATGATCATGAAGATTGAGGTTCTATaggttataaaattaaaaattagtagTAAATTTGATAGATTATATATTACAAAGTAAGTTTATGAATGTAGCTATCAAAATTGATTCATGTAACTCGTATCTATGGTTCTATCaatatttaagattttttatgATCAATTGTTATGGTTTTATCaatatttaagattttttatgGTCAATTGTTGATAGATTGAgccaaaaaaatataaaacaaaatattGACCTCCATAATTAAATTCCTTTAAATTTTCCTATCTGtccttttctttcatttttttcttatcaAAATGATAAGAAACTaacaatcaaaaaaaaaaatctagacaTTAACTTAGGAAGGGAGAAGAATTTCAAAACTAATACTAAAAGAAAAAACCTAtagattaataattaaaaaaaagctaGAAAGTCGATGTAAGACATAATGTTATGTGATAACTCTCAACCAATATTTGTagagaaaaatcaaaatttttaatatttatatgtatatatatatatatatatatatatatatatatatatatatatatatattagttataAAGCCCTGAGTTATCTCCAGCATAATCCCCTCGTATAACTCTTTACATAAACATAAAAAACTCTTCTCTCAACTCTCTCTAAATCTACTTGAGATAACTCTTAGGAGCACTTAAAGTGTCTTACTGTTTCCTCTTACAAAAATCTTAAGACTcaacatttatttataaaaagaaatcttaattcatcaagaagattTAATCTAATTATAACTCTCCCAATTAGTTTGAATACAATCAAGACTCTTAAAAATATTTACAAATCTTAATAATCTCCATCTTTGTGAATATTTTCTCATATTTTGCCTTTTGTAAAACTTAAATCATTGGCTTGAAAAATTCACTATACCTCTAGAAATTGAATTAGATCATAGTCCAACACCTGATTCTAATAAGCTCACTAATATTTCATGTGTAGTTGGAAACAAATCAATGGCACTACTTAATTTCATAGAGAGACCTCAATCTCACTAACTTCTGACACTAGAATTTTCTCCTCACAACTATTTGCATCTTAGAAACTATGAATATTGCTCTTGATTTTCTTTATTGTGATGAATCTTGCTACCATAGGTACGTATCATCCTCTCTATATACAACTTCTTTCCAACCCTTTAAGGTCTTTATTGTACTTTTTTTTAGCTAGTATAATCCTTGATGCAATCTTCCTTTCATCAATACCATGCCAACTTTGGATAATCTCTAAAACTCTACTGCCAACCTTATAGCTATAACTCTGGAAATCTAAAAGATTCAACAACAGTTGATTCTTTTGCATCTTTGGAATATAAGCTATATCTTCTAAAATATGCACCACTCCATCAAATGTTTTAATCTTCACTTTATTAATACTCATTACCTCCATTATTGAATCATCACTTAGACTCAACTTAATAGTCATATTATTATTCAGTAAATCAAAACAATCATTGTGAGTGCAAAAGTGAGTTACACAAATAGAATATAAAAATCAACTCTTTTAAAAATGTATCATTACCTTCAGAGATTGTGAGGACATTtttatgaccaactatcaccagagAATACTCACTAGCACTTTTTTCCTAGATAATTCTGCTTGATATGTTCGTACTCTTTACATCTATAGTATTGAACATCATTTGAAGACCTAACTCTTGATACTTGCCACAATAATATCAATCCGTATCATCAAATCTTTTTTGTTGACCTCCACCTTGGGTAGCTAATGCCTCAACATCCATgttcctaatttttttattttttatagtagCATGAAAtattaaagcttcttcaatttatTATAGAGTTATTATATCATTCCCACTAGTGAGTTATTATATTATAAAGTTTCAACCATCCAATTTTCTTTGAATATATTTAGATGTTCTATCAAGTCTTTGCCTTCCTTCATTCTCAACTTACATAACTTTAATTTCATAAATAACTTATTAGTTAAGCTTTTAGCCAGATAAAGCTTTTTATACTTATCTCAAATAACTATGATAGAGCcatcattaatataattattgataatattatggaGAATGCAAAGAGGAATAGTACTTATACATTTTACCTCAAGCTCATCTCAGTCTTCATCGTTCATTTTTTCTAATTTGCCTACTCGTTCCTTCAATGTTCTTGCTAGGTTTTATTGAATAAGAAGATCCTTCAGCCTCTTGGGTGAATCCATTTCTTCAATCAATTTTTTTCATAGTAAAGCTAGCAAAAATAATCGACATCTTTATTGAATTTCTAATCATCAGATCTTTTAGACTTAATATCACTACGTTGGGAAGGGAgagaagaattacaaaattgatataaaaagaaTAAATCTAAAGATCAACAATAAGTGAATATACTAGAAATCCGATGCATGATGTAATGTGATTCAGCAACTCACTCCCTACATCCACAGagaaaaatcaaattttttaatatatgatatgaattacaagactCTTGAGTTATCCCTACTCAAGCACAATCCCCTTATATACCCTCTcatataaacttgcaaaactcttcTCTCAACCCTCTCTAGATCCATTAGAAAGAAATTCTCATGAGCACCCAAAGTGTTTTATCTCTCCCTCTCACTAAAACCTTGAGACTCAATGTGTATTCATAGGAATAAATCCTAATTCACCGAGGAGTTTCAATTTAATTAGGACTCATCCTTGTTGTCCATAAATCATCCTTGGATAAGGAAAATAATTCCGGTTAAAATTAGTTTACATAGGGAACATTCTTTTCGTATGTGCAGTACTTAGTGCACTGAAGACTGTACAAAAATTAAGAGCGAGTTTTAGTGTCATGGAGACATTGTTTCTAACAATCTATATATTCATAGTTTGACTCTCCAAATAACATCTTATAAGCTTGTACTTTGTGTGTGAACCTATTGGAATATTAAAACCATTATTAGGGTTGATTTAAACATGCACTACAAGAAAACATCCAAttaactataaaatttttatcacaAATATTTAGATTTGGAAATGAAAACTCCCTTTCCTCTGTGTCTGAAGCACTCCCTCCCTTGCTAATTTTGATGTTAATTTGATAGCTAACTTTGATGTTAATTAAATGTTGATGTTTGTACAATCATCATATATAGCTTCTTGTTTGAAAAGTTTGGAGAAGGAAAATGTAAAGATATTATTGGAATACAGACAGCAACACCAACTATTTACCAAAAGTCTAATTCTAGTACTAGTTTGTTTATCGAGTCTGTATAAGAAGAGAGATCACTTTATGGATCACATATCATTGGAATTTTTAGTAATTCCATCAAAAGTTCAAGCTTATGGAGTGAATGATTGGCATCACTTGCCAATTACAGTACATTTCCAAGCATCTACCTAATCACAATTCATGATCTGAAAGTGAGATTTGGTAGAGGTTTTGTAGAGGGTTACAGTAGAAACAAGAGATCATATCTATGAATTGATTTACTCATGTACATTTGCTGCTAACACTAGGAATCCACAGACACATTCCTCTGTCCGCTTGGCAAGTTTGTGCCAACTTCTTTAGGTTTTCAATGACCATGACCGGATTGGTGTTGAGCTTGTTCACAAAACACTTTGGCGCTGGTAGACTACGAATTCTCTCTTCTTGAAGAGCAGCTTCGATGTATCATCAAACCTCAGTGCAATAATTCTGAGATTGTTGATGTGTTTTGCTTTCCACTAGTATATGTCAGCACTAGCTGttgacttcctgaatgtgataatttttTGATCATTTAAAGCAGATAGTTGCAGAACCAT
This genomic stretch from Musa acuminata AAA Group cultivar baxijiao chromosome BXJ3-9, Cavendish_Baxijiao_AAA, whole genome shotgun sequence harbors:
- the LOC135649466 gene encoding caffeic acid 3-O-methyltransferase-like isoform X2; amino-acid sequence: MASTDNIQQLTLEEEEEAGARALQLVSSCVLPFTLKAAIELRLLDIIVEAGPEASLSPVEIAARLPTKNPQAATTVDRILRLLAANRVVSCSTVHTGTDGHPSRRYGAAPICKYLTKNEGGVSLADMALVHQDKVFVDAWYYLKDSVLEGVVPLNSAYGMPVFDYIGTDPRFNKVFNAGMRGHSSVIVNNLLRVYGGFDDVEVLVDVGGNDGATLQMITSRHRHIKGINYDLPHVISGAKPLPGVKHVHGNMFETVPSGDAVFLKSQSRLQMLKLSFNWILPCWFTALVGKRGLRRSSRPWQRKPGSQGSKLLMCLRRLGSWNSSSR
- the LOC135649466 gene encoding flavone O-methyltransferase 1-like isoform X1 codes for the protein MASTDNIQQLTLEEEEEAGARALQLVSSCVLPFTLKAAIELRLLDIIVEAGPEASLSPVEIAARLPTKNPQAATTVDRILRLLAANRVVSCSTVHTGTDGHPSRRYGAAPICKYLTKNEGGVSLADMALVHQDKVFVDAWYYLKDSVLEGVVPLNSAYGMPVFDYIGTDPRFNKVFNAGMRGHSSVIVNNLLRVYGGFDDVEVLVDVGGNDGATLQMITSRHRHIKGINYDLPHVISGAKPLPGVKHVHGNMFETVPSGDAVFLKWILHDWSDEHCMKILKNCWKALPQHGKIIVVEHVLPAVPEPTANAQAVFQLDLAMLVYCVGGKERTEKEFKALATEAGFPGFKASHVFAETWVMEFIK